The Juglans microcarpa x Juglans regia isolate MS1-56 chromosome 2D, Jm3101_v1.0, whole genome shotgun sequence DNA window GTTTTTGCTTGGAGAGCTTGCAAGGAAAGCCTACCTTCGAAACAAAACCTGTTTAAGAGGAAAATTATAGAGTCCTGCATGTGATTTTTGCAATAATCCTATTGAAGATGTATCCCATGCTGTGTTACAATGTCATGATGTTAAAGCTGCATGGTGGCAACTTTTACCTGCTCTAACTTGTTTTCCTGACTTATGCACAGTTATGGAAGCAGTTGTGTCACTGTTATACAGAGGGGATCAAGGTTTACTTAGCAGATTTTTCTTAATTGCATGGTCATTCTGGTATAGGCGCAACAAATGGACCATTGAGCACAGCTTACTGGACCCTTTGCAGGCTGCAAACTATGCTATTAGTTTGCAAAAACCTGTACTCCCAGCATCTGCCGAACCACACTATCCAATGCAGAAACTGGGTTGTTGGCGAGCTCCTCCTCCTGGTTTTTGCAAGCTAAATGTTTAtgctgcattattttttaatcttcaaaagGCTGGAGTAGGCGCTGTGCTTAGGGATGAGAAAGGAAATGTTCTGATGGCTGTAAGTAAATCTGAGCATGAGCTTCATGAACCAGCTTCTGTCGAGTTACTAGCCATGTTACGAGGTCTGCAGTTTAGTTTGCATTTAGGGATTTCCAAAGTTGTGCTAGAGAGTGATTGTTTACTCATGGTGGAAGCTTTGGCTGCTTCTGAAGATTCCTTATCAAGCCAAGGTAATCTACTAAAGGAGGTTAGAAATCTGCTCAGCCATTTCAACGAGTATCAAGTTCAACATGTAATTAGAGTTGGAAATCAGGTGGCTCACTTCCTAGCAAAGCATGCATGGTCAGTCTGGCTTGACCAAGCCAATTTGTAAACATTTCATTTGATGATTAAATGAAGTtcttcttatcaaaaaaaaaaaaaaaaacataagcaaTCAAATATCAATCCATTTGGAAAAACAACTTGGAATCTTATATTGGGTTCGAAGCATACACATCACATATGACAACATGTGGCACCATGGTATGTAAATGATCTTCAATATCAACTAACTACTTGAGAATGTTTTGTCATTTTTTGGGTATTGAActgatttttattaaataattacagAAGCATAATTTTCTGCCATTAAGCTCACACAAAAAGCTTGCTTAGAGCATgcttttgtaaatatgtttCGCTTTTGGTAAGTGAAGCGCTTCAGCCTTTGCGCTTACAGCACTAATTGTACGATAACATGCAGACATGTATAACCCTAAATAGCCGAAATATAGTTGATCAATCACTAATTGCACTGTCTTAACACGTATATTTATCATTTCTGTACAGAAACTTGGTGATTTCATATTGATGCCAGCAGGTCAAATTCATGTCTGACATAAGTGCATTCAAAGTAATTAGGCAGTGTGCTGTCTTAGTAGCAACTTTGGATCTAGCCCAGCTCTAGAGTCAAGACCAAGGGCATATTCTTGGAGATCTTGCCTGTACAGATAGACTAGTCATctgtttagttttattttttatatcttaaatttcgttttttaatttccttcGTTATGTTTTCACtatgtttagaaagaaaatgaaaatttagagatgtggttttggggagaaggCGTATGATCGTGTCAATTGGAACTTCTTGCTCGACTTGCTTgcgagatgtggttttggggagagatggtgtTCTTGGATAAGGTATTGAATTTCAACCGTTCACTCCTCTATACTGGTGAATGGTACACCTATGGGCTTGTTTAATACTTCTCAGGGTTTGAGACAATTGTTATCATTTATCTCCATTCCTTTTTGTTATTATCAGGGCAGTTTTCAGCAAAATGATCTCAGGTACAGTGGCTTCCTTTCTGGATTTTCAGTAGGAGATGCAAATAGTGGAACATTGGACATATCCCATCTTCTATTTCCAGATGATACCCTCATTTCTGTGGCGCCAACCAGGGATCCAAACTCTGAGGGCacttttattgtgttttgaagCTACTTCTGGTTTGAAAATGAATCTAGAAAAGTCAAAACTAGTACCAGCGGGCAATCTTCCTATTTGGCTATCATCTTCGGGTGTAAGGTATCCTCCTTGCCTTCAAAATATCTCAGTCTTCCATTGGGTGATCTTTTAAGTCAAAGGCTATTTGCGATATAGTAATTGAAAGAATGGAATGCAGACTAGCTAGCTGGAAAAGGGTgtacttgtccaaaggtggTAGGGTTACTTTGATCAAAAGCACCCTATCCAACTTGACGACATGCTTGTCTATATTTTTACTCCCTACTAAGGCGGCCAATCAAATTGAGAAGCTTCAACGTGATTTCCAATGGGTGGGATGGATGAggaattcaaatttcacctgGTGAATTGGGCTACGGAATGTACTCCGATCTTAGGAGGGTTGGGAGACCTAAACTTGCTGGTTTTTAATCGAGCTTTACTAGGGAAATGGTTTGTAGCAATACCAACAAAAAAGTGGGGCTTTGTAGAACGTGGTCATAGATGCAAAATTTGGGGGGGCTTGGGGCAGATGGTGTTCAACTGAGGTGCATGGATCACATGAGCTGGGTGATGGGTCCAGAATCAAATTCTGGCATGATCCACAGTGCAGTGTGGTAGAGTCCTTAAGGAAGCTTATCTGGAAATGTATGGAATTGCGTGGGCCTAGGAAGCTTCAATAGCAGATATCTTGGAGTTCCAGTGGCCTTCCACAATGGAATGTTAGTTTTTTTAGagttggttttctgctattgtactcgATGGAACTAGTGCTCATGatctttcattttttggttcctagaatgtaattaggtgttttcttttgtatgcttcctgtgtacttgggcaatgcctatttcattctcaTTGATGAAGTTAAttttaccgatcaaaaataaatttttttagagttgCACAATATTGGGAAGTTGATACCTTCACATAATTTTACAACCTATTGTACTCTACTAGAGTGGGAGTGGGAGATGAAGGTAAGGTATTGTGGCACTCTTCCATGAAAGGGAAGTTTACCGTGTTGTCATTCTATAAATCCCGCACTGTGCAAAATTCCAATTGTTTTCTTTGGATGAGCATTTGGAAGACTAAGGCACCTCTTAAAGCAGCTTTCTTTGTATGGGCAGCTTTCCTAGGGAAGATTCTCACCATTGACAACTTAAGGAAAAATCACATCATTGTattagattggtgttgtatgtgcaaaaaaagTGGGGAGACAGATGACCATCTACTACTATGAGGTAGCCACGACTCTATGGAATGATTTCTACACTAGAATTAATCTAGCATGGGTGATGCCAAGAAGCTTCGTTGACTTTCTAGAAACTTGGAGAGGTCTACGGGGCAACCCACATATTGCAGCAATGTGGAAGATGATGCCCGTTTCATGTTTGCCTGTGATGGTGTCTTTGtagaaagaagttttgaagactGCATGCAGACCATGGATGATTcgagttttctttttcaatactttattcCAACGGTCAATTGTAATAGAACTCAATGGATTGAGTGTCCATGACTTTCTTGGATCAATTGTTAATCATGCTTGGGTGTCTCTTGTATATGACccgtgtacatgggctatgcctattgcAATCAATAAAGCTTCTTGCTTGcctatcaaaataaaataacaaaaaactgaattcaaaatattttgatttctaaataggtggatttttatttttatttttctttcaactgGAAATTTCCTAGTGAAAAAAATGGtacttaataatatattttaattttggattatCTCATGATTGCCTTATGTAACCCTTTTATAAACTTCTTGTTCTATGTTTCAAGTTATAGTAATCTGCGGTTTCCTTCTGCTGATGATGTCTTCAATCTGGTTGAGATTGATTGATTGTATGTTTTTCAATCTTGTTTGTGCTTTTTACAAGCTTGTTACTGTAGAACGTGAGTATTAGTATAGGGGCAAAACATTATGGTACTCCACTTCTGTAGCATGTTAGATATGATGACATTAactgaaattttttattctgaATCCATTTCTGCTGGGGATGGTGTTTGATCTTGAGAAGGGGTCAACCCTGTATGTTGATCTGGCAAAATCTAATTCTAGATCCTAGCGCATGAGAACAAGTCAATTGCTCATTGGATTGATTATCTGTATTGAATTACTCCACAGTTTTCATTGTTTCGAAAATGAATTGTGGATATCTTGGATATGGCAATCAGATGATGGAAGATTTGGCTCAGATAAAAAAGCTAGAGGATTTACATTTTCAAGGAGCACTTCTAATTCTGGTAATACTATTGACTGAATTGCTTACAGATTATGGAGTGCTTCCTATGGTGTTCCTTATTTGCCAATTCTTCTCCTAGTTCCTGGCATATTAAagccactctctctctctctctctctctctctctctcgctctctctcaaaGAGAATGAAGTGCTAACTTGTCAGTTGTGGTTTTTGACATCATACTTGGAGTGCAAATTAATTGCTTAGTCACATGGACACAGTCTAAAAGCTCACATTGCACACGTTTTACACACTTGGGCACTAGCAGGTCTTGGCAGCATTCACATGCCTGGAATGGGTAATTCTGGTTACAACACGATTGGTTATCCATCTGCATAAAGGTCATCTGCACTGCTTAAGCACAGCTTTATTATGTTGAAGTGATTCATTTTAGCTCAGCAATAAGCGCATTTTAGATTGGGCGCAATTACTACTATCCAAGAGGTTGAGGGCTTAATGAAATCTTTTGCTAAATGCCCTGTTCTAGGAAGTAGAAGTATATagaatcttttctttctttcttccttttttttttttcttttttctagttTTCATTTGTCCTAATctgaatatttatttactttctgTAACACTTCACACACTGGATTGGGAATTAAAGGGGTTTCTCACTTAGAGGGTGAGGGCCTCCAGATTCAgatgagaggaagaagagagagttGAGGGAAATTAGCTGAATATTACTTTTTGGGGCAGAACTGTAAATGAGAAAGCATCTGCGAATTTGGTCAGGTTATTTTCAACATAAGTTAAATTCATCATCTAGAATTGCTTACATTCCTTTTACTTCTGAAGACATAATAATAGCCATTGTTTAATCTTGCTGCCTGGTGCCCTGGTCTGTAAACTAgcaatcttttctttcttttttaaaaaatatgcttcacttttttctttctggGATTTATATTCAATCTTTGCTTTTCTTGGATATCTTTGTCTTTGATCTGAAAAATTTTCTCATGACTGAGCTCTGCATTTGCATCTATAGATATCCAATAAAGTGAAACTTTATGACACTCCTGATGGGTGGTTTTGTAGAAAGAACATAAGCAAAACGTGAGCAGgaaaaatgatttcttacatTTATCCTTCTTTTTATCATCCATATACAAGACACCTGAAATAAGCTTCTAGAAGTTACTCCAGGTTTATAAATTACTCCATGTCCATCTGAAGTTATTCTTGAAGCTGCTTCAGTAGGCATTCCTACTATGTGTTTACTGAGTTGTGAAGTAATCGCTATGCAATGGATTGGCTAAAGAACGCCTATCCTTAGGGTGATTACATGTATCGTATATGATATATCACTTCTAGATATAtgatttcatattaaatttattgGCTTATGATGTGCACTTGGACTactctctaatttttttaaagtcgCTGTGATTTTCTTACTACAGAATAGTCCTCCAGTGCCCAATGTTCGAAAAATGTTACCCCATGTTCAACACTTTTTGTGGCTAATTTGTGACCAACTTGTACAGAGCAAGAGCTAGTTCAAGTATTTTCAAGGTCAGTAGCTGTTTATATTGTCATgtatattttctctttgtaaGTCTGAATAACGTGGGtgtaaatttcattttgttcattGTCTCCACTAGATGCTTGGGGTTTCTAGAATTGAAGATTCAGAACACATGGGGCTCCAGTTGCCTTTGTTGATTTCCAGGTACTTCATTGCTGTCCTTTGGGGTATTTATTACACTTTGAAGGAAACTATAGTTGATTTTCTGCAATGGACGTTGGCCTGATAACTTGACTTTTTCCTTTGTCATTCAGTTTACATAATGTACTTTCTATTACTCAGAGGAGATtgtttttgagacaaaatgcaCTAGCCTCgtcttaattaaaaacaaatagcCAAGTTACGTTAAAAGATTCACTGTTTGATCTACATAGAttctttttatgaaatgaagcattctgtcctctctctctctctctctctctcacacaacacacacacacgtacaTGAGCATgcatacccccccccccccccccccccccgaccAATCTTCACCTATATGCTAGCTTCTTGGCATGTGCATGTGTGGAAAGGATAGGATAATGAGATTATGAATGAcagaattaattttaaaatttttcttttgaaaaaataagagtagTTAAAAGAGGAGAGAGAATGTGGTGTCTGGATGGCAAGGTTGGAAAGTGGGTGGTTGAAGTCAATTAATATAAGCACCTAGTATGGGCTACGTCCGTATGCATATTTTGATTGGTTGGGGACTGAAAGCAGGCAGTTTTTGTTACTACAGTACATGGCTTAGGGAACTGCCACCAGTTTTTGTTATTCTGAATCCGTTTTTGCATTGTTAGAACATCTGAGAACAGCAGTGTTTATATTCCACTCTTGGAACACATTAATGTGGCTGCCTCAAATGTTCAAAAGTCAAAATGCTAAAATGATTCACCCTCCCCTATGGGCAAACGATAGGAATTCAATTCGTGCATGGTAAATTCACAAATCACTGCTTCGCAGCTACATCCACGCCCCATAGTCCATGCAGTACAAACTACAGGGAGATTTCAGCTTTTACCGTTCATCATATTTATACCCATtttagagcatcctcattggcttggctaaattcatctttaaaatttagtcaatatcacacttttttatatttgtctataccatttaaattcaatctccacattggattagccatttactctctatataataataaaatatcattaatttaataattttttatttaatttatttgtatcacattttataattttaccaatttaatattaataataattatattctaattaaattaaattaatatttattacatttattaaatattaaattaacataGCCTTGTTTGAATTCACAAACTTCCTCAACTCATCACattttcatcattacaactttcctaaattctcatacaaaatataataaactattcaactttttcaaatctaaaaacaactttattaaattctcacacaaaatataataaacaattcaactttttcaaattccaaaacaataataatattaaaaaataatattctaaaaatattttatctattattcacaaatcatctcaattcatctctgaatccaaacgacacctattaatattaataataattaacttatcattataattaacttaataattaatattctaattaatttatttttattacattttatatttaataataataaatcgaaccaaatttcttaattacaaaaattacctacatattttgtgagaggagtgaaaattgaatattttaatgtttggtttaACCTACTGTTCACCTATAAATTTGGAGAATCACTGTAACaaaagtctaaaattttatagagataCCCAATCCAATGTGGTGGTTTTTTGGCACATATTGGTTAAAGTTTAGCTATCATTAGACTTTGGCCAAGCCAACGAGGATGCTCTTATAGCGGGGTAACTACAAGTTGAGTACAAGTTTCATCAGATGGGAAATATTgggaagtgatgaaatggaAAATGACACAATGTTTGCATATTTTTGCCTCTACGTTTCTTTAGTCAACCTGAGACTATTCTTCTGAGACATAGGGAGTATTGTGCAGTGAACTAGTGTTTAGTCAAAAAGCATCACATGGAAAAAGAGTTGTTGCAATGATTCGTGCCGCTTtgcttggatgttgttttgtttttcatagGACCTGGAGAGTGATTTTACATGTATAATTGAACGAGTATTTTCGGTTAGAAATTTTTCTTCACTGCTTTCACATTGTAACTTGTGCTATATATTTGAGTGGTTTTGATTTTTCCCACCTTTTAAGTATTGTTGCTGTTAACTTTATGTGACTtacatgttttgtttctgctttTGATACTGTGTGTTCAACTGGAGCTATGAATCATCTGGCATGCAAGGCACAATTCTGTACTCATCAACAGCCGGCGAGGGCTTGCGGTTACAGTATCCTTTGAGAATTTATTCCTTTTATACCATTCATCTAAATTACTTTTGTTCCCAAAGATTTTGCTTAATATGAAATCCAGGTATGCGAAATCACGGATGAGAATGCGCAAGAAGTCAAAGTAAATTGCACATGACAAGGAGAAACAGTGCCATTTGGTTCTGCCATTGTCTTAGCTGTATGCACATCTTGTATATCAGTTTGTACCAGAAAACAGGTTGTCTGAATGCTAGTATAGCTGTTATTAGGTTGAATcttaggagtggtttggatttagagataagttgagatgttttgtgaataatagaataacagttgaattatttattatattttgttgggaatttggaaaagttattttgggatttgaaaaagttgaattatttattatattttatatgagaatttaggaaaattgtaatgatgaaatgagatgagttgaggtaggttttaaatgcaaacgaggccttaaaatTGCTTTTTGCTATTCACCTACTTGAGCATGTTTTTAATGCATTTCAGTGCAGTTCCATGAttctactttttgtttttcttccatatatattCATTGTTTCCATAGATCAAGAAAGAAACGAAAACCAGGAACTAAATTAAATGTCATATTCGCTAcattaaataatgaataatgctaCGTATAATCGTAGAGTGTGCAAGCGTtgtgcaatcattttaaaaaagagtaaagtctactattaaaaaaaataatttttttctatgtgagtatttttttcaaagagattgcaTGGCGCTTACGAactctataactgtaaatatcgtTTCTCTTAAATAATTCAGCTGCAGGCAAAGCAATGGATCAAATGAGAGAGTCCAAAACCCAGACTTTCAATTATAGCCATCTTTGCAAATGTCTACAATATTTGGTGAAACTATTGGAATTCGACTCCGGATCATTGATACGGTGCAAGAAATTTTACATGCCAAATCGGATACAGAAACAATGAATATATATCGCAAGGAATTGTAAATGACATGTTCCGCGGAATTCACACGAAAAAACAGACATCACGACATGTTGCATGGCAGCAAAGCTTTGTCTGATGTGACATTCTGTACGTCCTTACTCATAATCCAACCCCCACATTAAcatagaaaagtgaaaatagtCAAGTGCACTCCCCATGCAAGTCGCTTTTGCTAAAACACTATGCATGATtcaatgtatgtatatatacggGTCTTCCAATCGTtaacagttttcttgtaaaagAAGAAGATCAGAAAAATCACTCTGCAATTTTAAGTCCACGTATTCACCTAAACTTTGACTTATATTCATTACATAATTGGACGGCCATGCATGCTTATCTGATCTCTAACTTAAGCATCTCAACATTAATGCATCTATGGCTTCCATCCTAAATTTTTTCCACGCGTAtctattactttttcttttttgaagtcACACGACCTCCATAATTAGCCACGTGGCCTAATCACTATCATTcggtgcatatatatattatggttgATAATTCGAAGCTGTTGGAAGGTACTTATCAAAGTCAAACTGCTTTTAAAAGGCCCTACTGCTACGTACTGGTTGATATATGAGACAGATACTAGCTTAGGGGTACTGTAGTAAACTTTTCCCAAAGAATAAGATTGTTCACGTCCTTCTCTATCGGTCATCGCATGCAAGTCTGCAACGCCAGGTATATATAATCTGTCCCTGAAATAGCATGCACGCACGCGCCACACTGGTTGACTTTCTCATAGTTATCTTaggtatgtacgtacgtacgtgttgATGTGCTGTTCATCCTCCCTCGTATTAGAGCATTTTgattgaattagtcaaatataaatttcaattttaattaatatcatttGAGTTTGCATTcacctattttatttaaatttaatttttacattagattatctatttattatctatataataataaaatattattaatttaaatttttttatttaatttatttttatcaaattatatatttaataataataaatcaaaccaaattttttaattataaataaatctacGTATTTAGTGAGATGAGTGATAAATGAATATTATAGTGTTTGGTTAAGTTACTGTATACTCACATATTTGGTGAGTAATTATAGTTAATGTCTAAATTTATACAAACATTTCTAATTTAATGTTGGGTGTTTTAAGTATCTTGTTagttaaagttaaattttaacCAAGTTGATGAGAGTGCTCTTATATATTTATCGTTAAATGAGAGAAGATGATCGATCGGAGATTAATTAAATACTCTTTACTTGgacatgattaattaaaatagaatatattcTATGGGTTGGAACTCATTTACTTGTTAAAAAAGTACCAGAACCGACAAAGAAAAACGAATCCGATCATGCTATCTCCAAGTGCTTAATTGACATGCATGTTACTTAATTATAACTAGTACGTCCTTCAGGGTCTTCTGATCCACACCATGCCTTACACAACAGGTACCACAATGTTATTCTGTCTCTGTCTTTTGGTTCCTTCTTGTCCACAGTACTCGACCATAGTAATGTCTGAGTCTGACCATCGGGTGCAGGTTTCACTTATGGATAATACTGTCCTTCCCCAGCAATTCTACCGCACCACTCTAccgttttaattttttaattttttttacttaatgatttagaaaatattttttaataatattataacttttttatttttttaaaaatatttaaaagtgtttaaaaatatatgtatgaaaaagcaaaaaaaataaaataaaatcttataactAACAGTAGCTCCCAGCGATGGCTGGACAGTAAGTGTAACATAGTCCTTCACTTAtttaatataatcatttttagaaACATAGTAACGAAAATACCCCGgcccattatatataaatgagtaCGTATTGAGTAAGTTCTTTTATCcaagatttttataattttcagtaaTGCAGTGAATTTAAAGCGAGTACTGCCATTTAAATGGTTGATAGAAGATCAGGTCATGTACAACTGAGGATAATAGAATTTAGGATGAAGAATAATATTACTCAATGAATACAATCTGTTTTAAATGAACTATAGAGAAGATCAGTGTGACGAACGTTGCATGTATAATTTAATATCGAGGAAACAATTAATTAACAGTGAAGTACTCCAGAGCATAATGAATCTGATCCATGCACGCAACACCGAATGAGGATCTTACCGTTCCCCTCCAATCAAccttattttgttgtttgacacacacacacacatatatatattattcttaaacACGAAAAATTAGTATGTCATGAAAATCACTGACAATTTTTGTCGCCAAACTAAAGTCCGTCCATTTGGTTTCGAAAATAAAggtttaaaatgttaaatattttaacatgaacaacaataataacaacaatgataattaaatacttATATTTCTCCAactgtttgatgaagaaattaatctgattatgagagaaaaataactcTAGCAACTTAGCCTTACAAGTgtctcccgatggctagagATACTctaatgttgtaggtgagaactcTTAATTCCTTCAgtattatttatagacttctaaCCATCACGAAATCTAAGACTTTGTATTTGACTGTGATTagagatataaaattaatcttatctcttaggagttttcttatctcattataactcatttattaactgataagttttgagctattccaaactctatcaagatgggTGTTTGGGAcataaagtttaaataaaactcttacattctcccacttggcccatacacccataaaataatattttacgttCATGGGTTTATCATAAGAAATTAACCATACTGCGTAAATTCATTTCTTGAAACCTTCATAGCCCAAAGTACATTTCATGAGTTCCATAATATTAATGTCAAACCAGCTACCAAT harbors:
- the LOC121249385 gene encoding uncharacterized protein LOC121249385, which encodes MGLFSKNSIFDIDIETGWWDVSRVRALFNPRIASDVMKILLSPGQHEDVWMWRHEKNGAFSVQSGYRFFKSLTQHDTAESSNAHEEQKMWKAIWKMRFPNKVRVFAWRACKESLPSKQNLFKRKIIESFMEAVVSLLYRGDQGLLSRFFLIAWSFWYRRNKWTIEHSLLDPLQAANYAISLQKPVLPASAEPHYPMQKLGCWRAPPPGFCKLNVYAALFFNLQKAGVGAVLRDEKGNVLMAVSKSEHELHEPASVELLAMLRGLQFSLHLGISKVVLESDCLLMVEALAASEDSLSSQGNLLKEGSFQQNDLRYSGFLSGFSVGDANSGTLDISHLLFPDDTLISVAPTRDPNSEGTFIVF